From Solea senegalensis isolate Sse05_10M linkage group LG7, IFAPA_SoseM_1, whole genome shotgun sequence, a single genomic window includes:
- the LOC122772445 gene encoding TATA-box-binding protein, with protein MDQNNSIPAFQGLASPQGAMTPGMPMFSPMMPYGSGLTPQPIQNTNSLSILEEHQRQQQQQQQQQAQQASTGLPGTSGQTPQLFHSQSVTGTTTTALPGNTPLYNTPLTPMTPITPATPASESSGIVPQLQNIVSTVNLGCKLDLKTIALRARNAEYNPKRFAAVIMRIREPRTTALIFSSGKMVCTGAKSEEQSRLAARKYARVVQKLGFPAKFLDFKIQNMVGSCDVKFPIRLEGLVLTHQQFSSYEPELFPGLIYRMIKPRIVLLIFVSGKVVLTGAKVRAEIYEAFENIYPILKGFRKTT; from the exons ATGGACCAGAACAACAGTATACCAGCCTTCCAGGGTCTGGCCTCTCCTCAG GGGGCCATGACGCCAGGCATGCCAATGTTCAGCCCCATGATGCCATATGGCTCAGGCCTGACACCTCAGCCAATCCAGAACACCAACAGTCTGTCTATACTGGAGGAACACCAGaggcaacaacagcagcagcagcaacaacaagctCAGCAGGCTAGCACAG GTCTTCCAGGTACATCAGGGCAGACTCCTCAACTTTTCCATTCCCAGTCAGTAACAGGCACGACTACCACAGCACTACCGGGCAACACGCCGCTCTACAACACCCCGCTGACGCCCATGACTCCCATCACACCGGCTACACCTGCTTCAGAGAGCTCTGGAATAGTAccacagctaca AAACATTGTGTCCACTGTAAATCTGGGCTGTAAACTCGACTTGAAGACCATTGCACTGAGAGCCAGGAATGCGGAGTACAACCCAAAG CGTTTTGCTGCTGTCATTATGAGAATACGAGAACCCAGGACCACTGCCCTCATCTTCAGCTCCGGAAAGATGGTTTGCACTGGTGCCAAGAG tgAGGAGCAGTCAAGGTTAGCAGCCAGAAAGTATGCCCGTGTTGTGCAGAAGTTGGGATTTCCTGCCAAGTTCCTGGACTTTAAAATTCAGAACATGGTGGGCAGCTGTGATGTGAAGTTCCCCATCCGTCTGGAAGGATTAGTCCTCACGCATCAACAGTTCAGCAG TTATGAGCCGGAGCTGTTTCCAGGACTCATTTACAGGATGATCAAGCCCAGAATCGTCCTGCTCATCTTTGTATCTGGCAAAGTTGTACTCACGG GTGCCAAGGTGAGAGCAGAGATCTACGAagcatttgaaaacatttatcCCATCCTTAAAGGCTTCCGAAAGACAACGTAG
- the psmc3 gene encoding 26S proteasome regulatory subunit 6A, which produces MASLSDKSVWDEVEDGIGEEVLKMSTDEIVQRTRLLDSEIKIMKSEVLRVTHELQAMKDKIKENTEKIKVNKTLPYLVSNVIELLDVDPNDQEEDGANVDLDSQRKGKCAVIKTSTRQTYFLPVIGLVDAEKLKPGDLVGVNKDSYLILETLPTEYDSRVKAMEVDERPTEQYSDIGGLDKQIQELVEAIVLPMNHKEKFENLGIQPPKGVLMYGPPGTGKTLLARACAAQTKATFLKLAGPQLVQMFIGDGAKLVRDAFALAKEKAPSIIFIDELDAIGTKRFDSEKAGDREVQRTMLELLNQLDGFQPNMQVKVIAATNRVDILDPALLRSGRLDRKIEFPMPNEEARARIMQIHSRKMNVSPDVNYEELARCTDDFNGAQCKAVCVEAGMIALRRGATELNHEDYMEGILEVQAKKKANLQYYA; this is translated from the exons ATGGCGTCGCTGAGTGACAAGTCAGTTTGGGACGAAGTGGAAGATGGCATCGGCGAGGAAGTGTTAAAAATGTCCACGGATGAAATAGTTCAACGAACTCGGCTCCTGGACAGCGAGATAAAGATCATGAAGAGCGAGGTGCTACGGGTGACCCACGAGCTACAGGCCATGAAGGATAAAATTAAGGAAAACACGGAGAAGATAAAGGTGAACAAAACGCTACCTTACCTTGTGTCTAATGTGATCGAGCTGCTGGACGTGGACCCCAACGACCAGGAAGAGGACGGGGCTAACGTGGATCTGGACTCgcagagaaaaggaaagtgCGCCGTCATTAAGACCTCCACTCGACAGACCTACTTCCTGCCGGTAATCGGGCTGGTGGACGCCGAGAAGTTGAAGCCTGGAGACCTGGTGGGTGTCAACAAAGACTCTTACCTGATCCTGGAGACCTTACCCACCGAGTATGACTCCAGAGTGAAGGCCATGGAGGTGGACGAGCGCCCCACGGAGCAGTACAGCGACATAGGAGGGCTGGACAAGCAGATCCAGGAGCTGGTGGAGGCCATAGTCCTGCCTATGAACCACAAAGAGAAGTTTGAAAACTTGGGCATTCAACCACCCAAAGGCGTCCTGATGTATGGTCCTCCTGGCACAGGGAAGACCCTCCTGGCTAGGGCTTGCGCTGCTCAGACCAAAGCCACCTTCTTGAAGCTGGCCGGTCCACAACTGGTTCAGATGTTCATCGGGGATGGAGCCAAGCTGGTGAGAGATGCCTTCGCCCTGGCCAAAGAGAAAGCCCCCTCCATCATCTTCATAGACGAGCTTGATGCCATCGGAACTAAGAGGTTCGACAGCGAGAAGGCGGGAGACAGAGAGGTGCAGAGGACCATGCTGGAGCTACTCAACCAACTGGATGGTTTTCAGCCCAACATGCAGGTCAAG gtgaTTGCTGCCACCAACAGAGTGGACATCTTGGACCCTGCACTGCTCCGTTCAGGTCGTCTGGACAGGAAGATCGAGTTCCCCATGCCAAATGAAGAAGCCAGAGCTCGCATAATGCAGATCCATTCCCGCAAGATGAACGTCAGCCCCGATGTCAACTATGAGGAGTTGGCCCGCTGCACCGACGACTTCAACGGAGCCCAGTGCAAAGCCGTGTGTGTGGAGGCTGGAATGATTGCTCTGCGTCGTGGAGCCACAGAGCTGAACCATGAAGATTACATGGAGGGAATCCTGGAGGTCCAGGCCAAGAAGAAGGCCAACCTGCAGTACTACGCCTGA
- the psmb1 gene encoding proteasome subunit beta type-1 — translation MLSAQNFGDSGKMKEYHYTGPVEHRFSPYTFNGGTVLAVAGEDFAIVASDTRLSEGYSIHSRDSPKCYKLTDTTVIGCSGFHGDCLTLTKIIDARLKMYKHSNNKTMTSGAIAAMLSTILYGRRFFPYYVYNIIGGLDEEGKGAVYSFDPVGSYQRDTYKAGGSASAMLQPLLDNQIGFKNMEGVQHVPLSQEKAVQLVKDVFISAAERDVYTGDALRICVITKEGINEQTIPLRKD, via the exons ATGCTTTCAGCGCAGAATTTTGGAGACTCCGGGAAGATGAAAGAATATCATTACACGGGTCCAGTGGAGCACCGCTTCTCACCGTACACCTTCAACGGCGG CACTGTATTAGCTGTTGCCGGGGAAGACTTCGCCATCGTAGCCTCAGACACTCGGCTGAGTGAAGGCTACTCCATCCACAGCCGGGACTCGCCTAAATGCTACAAGCT GACAGACACAACCGTCATAGGATGCAGTGGTTTCCATGGGGACTGCCTGACTCTAACTAAAATCATCGATGCCAGACTAAAG ATGTATAAACATTCAAACAATAAGACCATGACCAGTGGAGCCATCGCTGCCATGCTGTCTACCATCTTGTATGGCAGGAGGTTCTTTCCTTACTATGTCTACAACATCATCGGAGGACTGGATGAGGAGG GAAAGGGCGCAGTGTACAGTTTTGACCCAGTGGGCTCTTATCAGAGAGATACTTACAAGGCTGGAGGATCAGCAAGTGCCATGCTTCAGCCGCTGCTTGACAACCAG ATCGGGTTTAAGAACATGGAGGGTGTGCAACATGTCCCTCTGTCTCAGGAGAAGGCAGTGCAGCTGGTCAAAGATGTCTTCatctcagcagcagagagagatgTCTACACCGGAGATGCCCTTCGGATCTGCGTCATCACTAAGGAGGGCATTAATGAGCAGACTATACCGCTGAGGAAAGACTGA